One Kitasatospora sp. NBC_01266 genomic window carries:
- a CDS encoding ABC transporter permease, whose translation MSTATATLPRPAGPPARQDPDSRTTVRDHLRHIGALTRRNLMRIKADPESMFDVVLMPIIFTLLFVYVFGGAVSGNQQAYKQYLIPGLLGGTGLNLAMAVGTGLNSDLQTGVMDRFRSLPIARSSVLVGKMIAEALRGLLSFTILILFALLLGLQLKTGIGGVLGAVGLSLVFGMSLVWISMLLGLVMKNAQSVQGVSMLVVMPLQFGSSIFAPTSTMPGWLRAFTKYNPLSNLADACRSLINGGPLAHSVTMVLVWSVTVTAITAPLAVRRFRKRV comes from the coding sequence ATGAGCACCGCGACCGCCACCCTGCCGCGCCCCGCCGGCCCGCCGGCCCGCCAGGACCCGGACAGCCGCACCACCGTGCGCGACCACCTGCGCCACATCGGCGCGCTGACCCGGCGCAACCTGATGCGGATCAAGGCCGACCCGGAGTCGATGTTCGACGTCGTGCTGATGCCGATCATCTTCACGCTGCTCTTCGTCTACGTCTTCGGCGGCGCCGTCTCCGGCAACCAGCAGGCCTACAAGCAGTACCTGATCCCCGGCCTGCTCGGCGGCACCGGGCTCAACCTGGCGATGGCAGTGGGCACCGGCCTCAACTCGGACCTGCAGACCGGCGTGATGGACCGGTTCAGGTCACTGCCGATCGCCCGCTCCTCGGTGCTGGTCGGCAAGATGATCGCCGAGGCGCTGCGCGGGCTGCTCTCCTTCACCATCCTGATCCTCTTCGCGCTGCTGCTCGGCCTGCAGTTGAAGACCGGGATCGGCGGGGTGCTCGGCGCGGTCGGGCTCTCGCTGGTCTTCGGGATGTCGCTGGTCTGGATCTCGATGCTGCTCGGCCTGGTGATGAAGAACGCCCAGTCGGTCCAGGGGGTCAGCATGCTGGTGGTGATGCCGCTGCAGTTCGGCAGCTCGATCTTCGCGCCGACCAGCACCATGCCCGGCTGGCTGCGCGCCTTCACCAAGTACAACCCGCTCTCCAACCTGGCCGACGCCTGCCGCAGCCTGATCAACGGCGGACCGCTGGCCCACTCGGTGACCATGGTGCTGGTCTGGTCGGTGACGGTCACCGCGATCACCGCGCCGCTGGCGGTGCGGCGGTTCCGCAAGCGGGTCTGA
- a CDS encoding NAD+ synthase, translating to MPNLRLAMAQFDPHVGDIARNGEEVVRWTRRAAEGGARVVAFPEMALTGYPVEDLALRASFVDASRAALVELARRLAAEGLGGTAVVLGYLGRSQATARPQNCAAVLHDGQVVTRFAKHFLPNYGVFDEYRWFERGDQLPVLRVDGMDVALAICEDIWQEGGRARAAGEAGAGLLLVVNGSPYERNKDDERLALVRRRAAEAGCPLAYLNMVGGQDELVFDGDSLVVDAAGQVLARAPQFEESLLVVDLELPAASAQDADGTLFSDGLRLVRTELTTGAAGAPQAVASRIAPRLSDEAEIYAALVTGTRAYVRKNGFTSVLIGLSGGIDSALVAAIAVDAIGAENVHCVSMPSRYSSQHSRDDAAELARRTGLHFRTVPIAPMFDAYMDSLGLTGLAEENLQSRLRGTLLMAISNQEGHIVLAPGNKSELAVGYSTLYGDSVGAFGPIKDVYKTLIFRLAGWRNEAAVERGEVPPIPENTILKPPSAELRPDQVDTDSLPDYDLLDTILDAYIEGDQGRDAIVARGFEAAVVDRVVRLVDGAEYKRRQYPPGPKISPKGFGRDRRLPITNGWRRG from the coding sequence ATGCCGAATCTCCGCCTGGCCATGGCCCAGTTCGACCCGCACGTCGGCGACATCGCGCGCAACGGCGAGGAGGTGGTGCGCTGGACCAGGCGGGCCGCCGAGGGCGGTGCGCGGGTGGTCGCGTTCCCCGAGATGGCACTGACCGGGTATCCGGTCGAGGACCTGGCGCTGCGGGCCTCCTTCGTGGACGCCTCGCGGGCGGCGCTGGTGGAGCTGGCGCGGCGGCTGGCGGCCGAGGGGCTGGGCGGGACGGCCGTGGTGCTGGGCTACCTGGGGCGGTCCCAGGCGACCGCACGCCCGCAGAACTGCGCGGCCGTGCTGCACGACGGGCAGGTGGTGACCCGGTTCGCCAAGCACTTCCTGCCGAACTACGGGGTGTTCGACGAGTACCGCTGGTTCGAGCGGGGCGACCAGCTGCCGGTGCTGCGGGTGGACGGCATGGACGTGGCGCTGGCGATCTGCGAGGACATCTGGCAGGAGGGCGGCCGGGCGCGGGCCGCCGGGGAGGCCGGGGCCGGCCTGCTGCTGGTGGTCAACGGGTCGCCGTACGAGCGGAACAAGGACGACGAGCGGCTCGCGCTGGTGCGGCGCCGGGCCGCCGAGGCGGGCTGCCCGCTGGCGTACCTGAACATGGTGGGCGGCCAGGACGAGCTGGTCTTCGACGGCGACTCGCTGGTGGTGGACGCGGCCGGGCAGGTGCTGGCCCGCGCGCCGCAGTTCGAGGAGAGCCTGCTGGTGGTGGACCTGGAGCTGCCGGCCGCGAGCGCGCAGGACGCCGACGGCACGCTGTTCAGCGACGGGCTGCGCCTGGTGCGCACCGAGCTCACCACCGGCGCGGCCGGGGCGCCGCAGGCGGTCGCGAGCCGGATCGCGCCCCGGCTGAGCGACGAGGCGGAGATCTACGCCGCGCTGGTCACCGGCACCCGGGCGTACGTGCGCAAGAACGGCTTCACGTCGGTACTTATCGGCCTCTCCGGCGGCATCGACTCCGCACTGGTGGCGGCCATCGCGGTGGACGCGATCGGCGCCGAGAACGTGCACTGCGTCTCGATGCCCAGCCGGTACTCCTCGCAGCACTCCCGGGACGACGCCGCCGAGCTGGCCCGGCGCACCGGGTTGCACTTCCGCACCGTGCCGATCGCGCCGATGTTCGACGCCTACATGGACTCGCTCGGGCTGACCGGGCTGGCCGAGGAGAACCTGCAGTCCCGGCTGCGCGGCACGCTGCTGATGGCGATCTCCAACCAGGAGGGGCACATCGTGCTCGCGCCCGGCAACAAGAGCGAGCTGGCGGTCGGCTACTCGACCCTGTACGGCGACTCGGTGGGCGCCTTCGGCCCGATCAAGGACGTCTACAAGACGCTGATCTTCCGGCTGGCCGGCTGGCGCAACGAGGCCGCCGTCGAGCGCGGCGAGGTGCCGCCGATCCCGGAGAACACCATCCTCAAGCCGCCGAGCGCCGAGCTGCGCCCGGACCAGGTGGACACCGACTCGCTACCCGACTACGACCTGCTGGACACCATCCTGGACGCCTACATCGAGGGCGACCAGGGCCGCGACGCGATCGTGGCGCGCGGCTTCGAGGCGGCCGTGGTGGACCGGGTGGTGCGGCTGGTGGACGGCGCCGAGTACAAGCGGCGGCAGTACCCGCCGGGCCCGAAGATCTCGCCCAAGGGCTTCGGGCGGGACCGCCGGCTGCCCATCACCAACGGCTGGCGCCGGGGGTAG
- a CDS encoding ATP-binding cassette domain-containing protein — protein MTTTTTAPNDQGHRGTLRIAGQASAEQAGTDRANAVEARGIVKHYGATKALDGVDLTVRQGTVLGVLGPNGAGKTTLIRVLSTLIKPDAGTAAVAGYDVLRQPKQLRRAIGLTGQYASVDEFLSGSENLYMIGRLLDLSRKDAKARAAELLERFSLTEAAGRPAKTYSGGMRRRLDLAASMIGRPRVLYLDEPTTGLDPRTRNEVWAEVRQMTAEGTTVLLTTQYMEEAEQLATDLTVIDRGKVIANGTVDGLKAEVGGRTLRVRPARPDELAEMVRCLTDAGVAGVTAARDGDQLTVPISGDEQLTTVIGVLGGRGFGIAGIDTDVPSLDEVFLAITGKPAATEETQR, from the coding sequence ATGACAACGACGACCACCGCCCCGAACGACCAGGGGCACCGCGGCACCCTGCGCATCGCCGGCCAGGCCAGTGCCGAGCAGGCCGGCACCGACCGGGCCAACGCCGTCGAAGCGCGCGGGATCGTCAAGCACTACGGTGCGACGAAGGCACTGGACGGCGTCGACCTGACGGTCCGCCAGGGCACCGTGCTCGGCGTGCTCGGCCCCAACGGAGCCGGCAAGACCACGCTGATCCGGGTGCTCTCCACCCTGATCAAGCCGGACGCCGGCACCGCCGCCGTCGCCGGCTACGACGTGCTGCGCCAGCCCAAGCAGCTGCGCCGCGCCATCGGCCTGACCGGGCAGTACGCCTCGGTGGACGAGTTCCTCTCCGGCTCGGAGAACCTCTACATGATCGGTCGGCTGCTCGACCTCTCCCGCAAGGACGCCAAGGCCCGCGCCGCCGAGCTGCTGGAGCGCTTCTCGCTGACCGAGGCCGCCGGGCGCCCGGCCAAGACCTACTCCGGCGGGATGCGCCGCCGGCTCGACCTGGCCGCCAGCATGATCGGCCGTCCCCGGGTGCTCTACCTGGACGAGCCCACCACCGGCCTCGACCCGCGCACCCGCAACGAGGTCTGGGCGGAGGTGCGGCAGATGACGGCCGAGGGCACCACCGTGCTGCTCACCACCCAGTACATGGAGGAGGCCGAGCAGTTGGCCACCGACCTGACCGTGATCGACCGCGGCAAGGTGATCGCCAACGGCACGGTGGACGGCCTGAAGGCGGAGGTCGGCGGCCGGACCCTGCGGGTGCGCCCGGCCCGCCCGGACGAGCTGGCCGAGATGGTCCGCTGCCTGACCGACGCCGGGGTCGCGGGGGTCACCGCCGCCCGGGACGGCGACCAGCTCACCGTGCCGATCAGCGGGGACGAGCAGCTGACCACCGTGATCGGGGTACTCGGCGGCCGCGGCTTCGGCATCGCCGGCATCGACACCGACGTACCCAGCCTGGACGAGGTCTTCCTCGCCATCACCGGCAAGCCCGCCGCCACCGAGGAGACCCAGCGATGA
- a CDS encoding glutamine synthetase family protein, which produces MGKQQEFVLRTLEERDIRFVRLWFTDVLGFLKSVAVAPAELEQAFEEGIGFDGSAIEGFARVYESDMIAKPDPTTFQILPWRSETPGTARMFCDIAMPDGSPSYADPRFVLKRTLEKASAQGFTFYTHPEIEFFLLKNLPGDGTPPEPADQSGYFDHTPRGVGHDFRRQAITMLESMGISVEFSHHEGAPGQQEIDLRYADALSTADNIMTFRLVMKEVALEQGVHASFMPKPFSQHPGSGMHTHLSLFEGDRNAFHESGAEFQLSKVGRSFIAGLLRHAAETAAVTNQWVNSYKRIWGGSQRTAGAGGEAPSYICWGHNNRSALIRVPMYKPGKQGSTRIEVRSLDTGCNPYLAYAVTLAAGLKGIEEGYELPPGADDDVWALSDAERRAMGIQPMPQNLGEAIDLMQRSELVAETLGEHVFDFFLRNKRQEWEEYRSEVTPFELRKNLQVL; this is translated from the coding sequence ATGGGCAAGCAGCAGGAGTTCGTGCTTCGTACGCTCGAAGAGCGTGACATCCGGTTCGTCCGGCTGTGGTTCACCGATGTGCTCGGCTTCCTCAAGTCGGTGGCGGTCGCGCCGGCCGAACTGGAGCAGGCCTTCGAGGAGGGCATCGGCTTCGACGGGTCGGCGATCGAGGGCTTCGCCCGGGTCTACGAGTCGGACATGATCGCCAAGCCGGACCCGACGACCTTCCAGATACTGCCCTGGCGCTCGGAGACCCCCGGCACGGCCCGGATGTTCTGCGACATCGCGATGCCGGACGGCTCGCCCTCCTACGCCGATCCGCGGTTCGTGCTCAAGCGCACCCTGGAGAAGGCCTCGGCGCAGGGCTTCACCTTCTACACCCACCCGGAGATCGAGTTCTTCCTGCTGAAGAACCTCCCGGGCGACGGCACCCCGCCGGAACCGGCTGACCAGTCCGGCTACTTCGACCACACCCCGCGCGGGGTGGGCCACGACTTCCGCCGCCAGGCGATCACCATGCTGGAGTCGATGGGCATCTCGGTGGAGTTCTCGCACCACGAGGGCGCCCCGGGGCAGCAGGAGATCGACCTGCGCTACGCCGACGCGCTCTCCACCGCCGACAACATCATGACCTTCCGCCTGGTGATGAAGGAGGTCGCGCTGGAGCAGGGCGTGCACGCCAGCTTCATGCCCAAGCCCTTCTCCCAGCACCCGGGTTCGGGTATGCACACGCACCTCTCGCTGTTCGAGGGCGACCGCAACGCCTTCCACGAGTCCGGTGCGGAGTTCCAGCTCTCCAAGGTCGGCCGCTCCTTCATCGCCGGCCTGCTGCGGCACGCCGCCGAGACCGCGGCCGTCACCAACCAGTGGGTCAACTCCTACAAGCGCATCTGGGGCGGCTCCCAGCGCACCGCCGGTGCCGGCGGTGAGGCTCCGTCCTACATCTGCTGGGGCCACAACAACCGCTCGGCGCTGATCCGGGTCCCGATGTACAAGCCCGGCAAGCAGGGGTCCACCCGGATCGAGGTCCGCTCCCTGGACACCGGCTGCAACCCCTACCTCGCCTACGCGGTCACCCTGGCGGCCGGCCTCAAGGGCATCGAGGAGGGCTACGAACTCCCCCCGGGCGCCGACGACGACGTCTGGGCCCTCTCCGACGCCGAGCGCCGCGCCATGGGCATCCAGCCGATGCCGCAGAACCTGGGCGAGGCGATCGACCTGATGCAGCGCAGTGAGCTGGTCGCGGAGACCCTGGGCGAGCACGTGTTCGACTTCTTCCTGCGCAACAAGCGCCAGGAGTGGGAGGAGTACCGCAGCGAGGTCACGCCGTTCGAGCTGCGGAAGAACCTCCAGGTGCTCTGA
- a CDS encoding endonuclease/exonuclease/phosphatase family protein: protein MTQAEQEAAPPDGAAAATGASALTAADGQPGSGSARRRPWVLDWGKDRRGSSTWRRGWVSAAFGALLALLLGLHRQVPNSFGNFGSLLETFLPWLGLFVPVLLLTALLRRSATALIVLLLPTVLWFGLFGGLLGDKGTGKGDFTVLTHNVWAANHDPQSTVRLVNGSGAQIVALEELPAGELSLYTSGLAPVYPYHVVEGTVGLWSKYPISGTRVVDIKIGWTRAFRSEVATPQGPLAVYVAHLPSVRVKFDSGFTAGQRDVSAQALGDAIQAEPLGHVLLLGDMNGTMNDRSLAPITSQLRSAQGTAGSGFGFSYPAQFPMARIDQIMSRGMRPTDSWVLPEDGSDHRAIAADYRYNR from the coding sequence ATGACGCAGGCCGAGCAGGAAGCGGCGCCGCCGGACGGCGCCGCGGCGGCCACCGGCGCGAGCGCCCTCACGGCGGCCGACGGGCAGCCCGGCTCCGGTTCCGCCCGCCGCCGGCCCTGGGTGCTCGACTGGGGCAAGGACCGCCGCGGCAGCTCGACCTGGCGGCGCGGCTGGGTGAGCGCGGCGTTCGGCGCCCTGCTGGCGCTGCTGCTGGGCCTGCACCGGCAGGTGCCCAACTCCTTCGGCAACTTCGGCAGCCTGCTGGAGACCTTCCTGCCCTGGCTGGGCCTGTTCGTCCCGGTGCTGCTGCTCACCGCGCTGCTGCGCCGCTCGGCCACCGCGCTGATCGTGCTGCTGCTGCCCACCGTGCTCTGGTTCGGGCTCTTCGGCGGGCTGCTCGGCGACAAGGGCACCGGCAAGGGCGACTTCACCGTGCTGACCCACAACGTCTGGGCCGCCAACCACGACCCGCAGAGCACCGTCCGCCTGGTCAACGGCTCCGGCGCGCAGATCGTCGCGCTGGAGGAACTGCCGGCCGGCGAGCTGTCCCTGTACACCAGCGGGCTGGCGCCGGTGTACCCGTACCACGTGGTGGAGGGCACCGTCGGGCTCTGGTCGAAGTACCCGATCAGCGGTACCCGGGTGGTGGACATCAAGATCGGCTGGACCCGGGCCTTCCGCAGCGAGGTGGCGACCCCGCAGGGCCCGCTCGCGGTCTACGTCGCCCACCTGCCCTCTGTCCGGGTGAAGTTCGACAGCGGTTTCACGGCCGGGCAGCGCGACGTCAGCGCGCAGGCGCTGGGCGACGCGATCCAGGCCGAGCCGCTGGGCCACGTGCTGCTGCTAGGCGACATGAACGGGACGATGAACGACCGCAGCCTGGCCCCCATCACCTCGCAGCTGCGCTCGGCCCAGGGCACGGCGGGCTCCGGCTTCGGCTTCAGCTACCCGGCCCAGTTCCCGATGGCCCGGATCGACCAGATCATGAGCCGCGGCATGCGGCCCACCGACTCCTGGGTGCTGCCGGAGGACGGCAGCGACCACCGGGCGATCGCCGCCGACTACCGCTACAACCGCTGA
- a CDS encoding TetR/AcrR family transcriptional regulator: MDTERQATLTAPAAAPHCVPPRRGRPRSEAAEQAICEAVERLMTDGKSLADLTIEGIAQAAGVGKATIYRRWPNKEALLVDVLVRLEEPEPVLPGTSARDDLVVILDFMRRRGLAKRSRWVLRVVLDQMHSMPALKEVYYDQVVMRRRRIIHQVVGRGVAAGEFRADLDVELLGEMLIGPMLLRTVLWDESPLDDPELPATIVDSLLEGLCGPSRGVPTG, from the coding sequence ATGGACACGGAGCGTCAGGCCACCCTCACCGCCCCCGCCGCGGCGCCGCACTGCGTGCCGCCGCGGCGGGGGCGGCCCCGTTCGGAGGCGGCCGAGCAGGCGATCTGCGAGGCCGTCGAGCGGCTGATGACGGACGGCAAGAGCCTGGCGGACCTCACCATCGAGGGCATCGCCCAGGCCGCCGGGGTCGGCAAGGCCACCATCTACCGGCGCTGGCCCAACAAGGAGGCGCTGCTGGTCGACGTGCTGGTCCGGCTGGAGGAGCCGGAGCCGGTGCTGCCCGGCACCAGCGCCCGCGACGACCTGGTGGTGATCCTGGACTTCATGCGCCGCCGGGGCCTGGCCAAGCGCTCGCGCTGGGTGCTGCGGGTGGTGCTGGACCAGATGCACTCGATGCCCGCGCTCAAGGAGGTCTACTACGACCAGGTGGTGATGCGCCGCCGCCGGATCATCCACCAGGTGGTGGGGCGCGGTGTGGCCGCGGGCGAGTTCCGCGCCGACCTGGACGTCGAGCTGCTCGGCGAGATGCTGATCGGCCCGATGCTGCTGCGCACGGTGCTCTGGGACGAATCGCCGCTGGACGACCCCGAGCTGCCCGCCACTATCGTGGACTCGCTGCTGGAGGGGCTGTGCGGCCCGTCGCGCGGCGTGCCCACCGGCTGA
- a CDS encoding MFS transporter, with translation MTTAPAGTAPRVPEAIHRRRWAILGTLILALLVVVLDSSILNVAMKTIATPAPVGLGASQSDLEWAINSYTLVFAGLLFTSGLLGDRFGRKKTLLTGMLIFGAGSLLSALATSPGELIAFRAVMGLGGAFVMPATLAIIMNVFERHEQPKAIGIWAGAVGLAIAIGPITGGLLIEHFWWGSVFLINVPIVVVALVVMTLLVPDSRDPNPGKLDPIGVLLSIVGLVALIYGIIKAGDLADITATQAWVPVAIGVLALAAFVVYEKRIEHPALNVSWFRNKAFATSVTVIGMVFFALMGVSFFGVFYTQSVRGYSALASGALMLPLACAQLIFAPRARLVVDRLGVRATCSGGMALIALAFLGYLLLGRTTPIWVLEVIGFIMGAGMAHVMPPVTVAIMGSLPREKAGAGSAINNTFRQVGGSLGVAVLGAVLSTSYRNGIADKLAPLPQPLRDKAGESVEATVGIAQSMGPKGAGLISPAFDSFVHAMHVVASVSAGVTLVGVVLAWFFLPARIAAPGRPGAGAPTGAEAEAAPAVQPTKA, from the coding sequence ATGACCACCGCACCAGCCGGCACCGCGCCACGCGTTCCGGAAGCCATCCACCGTCGACGGTGGGCGATCCTCGGCACGCTGATCCTGGCGCTGCTCGTCGTCGTCCTCGACAGCTCGATCCTGAACGTCGCGATGAAGACCATCGCGACCCCGGCGCCGGTGGGTCTGGGCGCCAGCCAGAGCGACCTCGAATGGGCGATCAACTCCTACACGCTGGTCTTCGCCGGCCTGCTCTTCACCTCCGGGCTGCTCGGTGACCGGTTCGGCCGCAAGAAGACGCTGCTGACCGGCATGCTGATCTTCGGCGCGGGTTCGCTGCTCTCCGCGCTCGCCACCAGCCCCGGCGAGCTGATCGCCTTCCGCGCGGTGATGGGCCTGGGCGGCGCCTTCGTGATGCCCGCCACGCTGGCGATCATCATGAACGTCTTCGAGCGGCACGAGCAGCCCAAGGCGATCGGCATCTGGGCCGGCGCGGTGGGCCTGGCGATCGCGATCGGCCCGATCACCGGTGGACTGCTGATCGAGCACTTCTGGTGGGGCTCGGTCTTCCTGATCAACGTCCCGATCGTCGTGGTGGCGCTGGTCGTGATGACGCTGCTGGTCCCGGACTCCCGCGACCCCAACCCCGGCAAGCTCGACCCGATCGGCGTGCTGCTGTCGATCGTCGGCCTGGTGGCGCTGATCTACGGCATCATCAAGGCCGGCGACCTGGCCGACATCACCGCGACCCAGGCCTGGGTGCCGGTGGCGATCGGGGTGCTGGCGCTGGCCGCCTTCGTGGTCTACGAGAAGCGGATCGAGCACCCCGCGCTCAACGTCAGCTGGTTCCGCAACAAGGCCTTCGCCACCTCGGTGACGGTGATCGGCATGGTCTTCTTCGCGCTGATGGGCGTCTCCTTCTTCGGCGTCTTCTACACCCAGAGCGTGCGCGGCTACAGCGCGCTGGCCTCCGGCGCGCTGATGCTGCCGCTGGCCTGCGCCCAGCTGATCTTCGCCCCCCGGGCCCGGCTGGTGGTCGACAGGCTCGGCGTGCGGGCCACCTGCTCGGGCGGTATGGCCCTGATCGCGCTCGCCTTCCTCGGCTACCTGCTGCTCGGGCGGACCACCCCGATCTGGGTGCTCGAGGTGATCGGCTTCATCATGGGCGCCGGGATGGCGCACGTGATGCCGCCGGTGACCGTGGCGATCATGGGCTCGCTGCCGCGCGAGAAGGCCGGCGCCGGCTCGGCGATCAACAACACCTTCCGCCAGGTCGGCGGCTCGCTGGGGGTCGCGGTGCTCGGCGCGGTGCTCTCCACCAGCTACCGCAACGGCATCGCCGACAAGCTCGCCCCGCTGCCGCAGCCGCTGCGCGACAAGGCGGGGGAGTCGGTGGAGGCCACCGTCGGGATCGCCCAGAGCATGGGCCCCAAGGGCGCCGGCCTGATCAGCCCCGCCTTCGACTCCTTCGTCCACGCGATGCACGTGGTGGCCAGCGTCTCGGCCGGGGTCACCCTGGTCGGCGTGGTGCTGGCCTGGTTCTTCCTGCCCGCCAGGATCGCCGCCCCCGGCCGCCCGGGTGCCGGCGCGCCCACCGGGGCCGAGGCCGAGGCGGCCCCGGCGGTCCAGCCGACCAAGGCCTGA
- the panB gene encoding 3-methyl-2-oxobutanoate hydroxymethyltransferase, with translation MNASQLPPAQTPAAGAAPTSQGRTLYGGVTNRRVTVRDLAAAKRRGERWAMLTAYDALTAGVFDEAGIPVLLVGDSAGNCHLGYQTTVPVTMDEMVMLSAAVVRGTERALIVGDMPFGSYQESPAQALRNAARLMKEAGVGAVKLEGGERSARTIELLVEAGVPVMAHIGLTPQSVHALGGYPVQGRGDEAAHKLQRDAKAVQQAGAFAVVLEAVPAELATQVTESLSVPTVGIGAGAGCDAQVLVWTDMAGMTSGSVPSFVKQYANLRKVLGDAAREYAAEVLGGSFPAAEHSFK, from the coding sequence ATGAACGCTTCTCAGCTTCCGCCTGCCCAGACGCCTGCCGCGGGAGCGGCGCCGACGTCCCAGGGGCGGACTCTCTACGGCGGCGTGACCAACCGGCGGGTCACCGTCCGGGACCTGGCCGCCGCCAAGCGGCGCGGCGAGCGGTGGGCGATGCTCACCGCCTACGACGCCCTGACCGCCGGCGTCTTCGACGAGGCCGGGATCCCGGTCCTGCTGGTCGGCGACTCGGCCGGCAACTGCCACCTCGGCTACCAGACCACGGTGCCGGTCACCATGGACGAGATGGTGATGCTCTCGGCCGCCGTGGTGCGCGGCACCGAGCGCGCGCTGATCGTCGGCGACATGCCGTTCGGCTCCTACCAGGAGTCCCCCGCCCAGGCCCTGCGCAACGCCGCCCGGCTGATGAAGGAGGCCGGGGTCGGCGCCGTCAAGCTGGAGGGCGGCGAGCGCAGCGCCCGCACCATCGAGCTGCTGGTCGAGGCCGGGGTGCCGGTGATGGCGCACATCGGGCTGACCCCGCAGTCGGTGCACGCGCTCGGCGGCTACCCGGTGCAGGGCCGGGGCGACGAGGCGGCGCACAAGCTGCAGCGCGACGCCAAGGCCGTGCAGCAGGCCGGTGCCTTCGCCGTGGTGCTCGAGGCGGTACCGGCCGAGCTGGCCACCCAGGTCACCGAGTCGCTCTCGGTGCCGACCGTGGGCATCGGCGCCGGGGCCGGCTGCGACGCCCAGGTGCTGGTCTGGACCGACATGGCCGGGATGACCTCGGGCAGTGTGCCGTCCTTCGTCAAGCAGTACGCCAACCTGCGCAAGGTGCTGGGCGATGCCGCCCGCGAGTACGCCGCCGAGGTGCTCGGCGGCAGCTTCCCGGCGGCGGAGCACAGCTTCAAGTAA